In Cryptococcus gattii WM276 chromosome B, complete sequence, the DNA window ACTGCAAAGTTTGAATCTCGATTCTCCATAAAAACTTCTCGTCTCGCAAGTGTGCATCCCTTCGCATAATGGTTTCCCAAATGGCGGGTTCACACACCTGACTGGGCTTCACATCCAACTGATCCTAGACCAACCCAACGAGCCAAACACCAACCACGAGATTGGGCTGGTGCCGGCTGGTGCCGGCTGGTGCCTGGAATTAAGGAACACCAAGTTTAGTTACTTGTTGGAGATAGAAACCTGATAGGGAACGCTTTTGGCTTTATTTTTAAATGTATGTTTTTACTATGGACATGGATTTACCAGGTATTGGGCTTTTATCTACCTCTCGCGGAGACAGATATCCAGAGGTCGAGCATGTAACACAGTGAGATCCCGCCAACTGTAGTCTGattgatcaagaagaaTCTTCTTCATACTTCAGGAACAAACTGGACGGCTTTGACCGATTTGAAGGCACGGATGATCCCTTGACCATTGGTTGAATATGTGCAATGAGATTTGGCCTGGTTAATTATGGCTAAATTAGATTAGAAATACTGTCGACATAGAGAGGAATCTAAGGGTATAGGATACTACTGCCTGTGACTTTACAGATCCCAGCCCTTCAACTGCTTGGTGAAGACTGTCTAGGTCGTCCATGGTTTCTCATTGTTATGTTGATCTTTGTGAGGATTACTCAGGAATTCCTCGTTTGCCAAAGTAGCGAGGTAACTTGGGGAGCTGTCAAGGTTGCAAAGAGAGACATCGTCATGGTTGATCGTTGTTGGATGTCAGATCAAAAGTGTTTGCGCACGTGTGTATAATGTACAAGTTTGAGGATAGACAAGCTGTCAATGGCCGTTTCGTTCCGCAACGGACAGCACGCGTCAGAAACATTATTGTCATTCATTTGATTATAAAACTCGTTCCACCCCCTCTTCCCACGATTCTATGTAGATGTAGTCTAAAAGCCTTAATTTGAGATCCGGGAAGTCCGCTTCAAAAAGAGGCTCCTCATCTGGATCTGCCCACGATATCCGGATCTTAACTTGTCTACAACGTAGCAGGCAACCTGAATGCAAAGAAAAGAATTCCGGATCCGCCCAATATCCAGTTGCACGGTTCGTGTAGAATCTCAGGAAATACGAGGTAGCTGTGCTTCAAAAGACACTGAGTCATCGCAGATGCTGCGTGACGGGGAGCGCCCAATTGAGTTAGTCTTTGCACTCCAATGCCGTTTCGGTGGCAGGATATGTTCATTTGTCCCATAATCAACATTTGAGCAAAGATCAAAGAATACTAGCAACGGATCCGGACCATCTGACTAACTGATATATCAAGACATTAAGATCCCCACAACAATCAAAAAAATGACCCACAATACACCTCATACTTCGTGGCTTGGTCCACTCATATCACTACTAAAGATAATTCATTAATTATCATGACACCAATCGCACTGGCCAAACATGTCCTCATCGTAGGAGGGGGCATTGGTGGGCCAGTTCTAGCCATCGCCCTCGCACGTCATAATATCCGATCGACGGTCTATGAGATCCGCCCTTTTGCTAGTAGTGAAGGCGGGGCGCTCATCATCTCTCCTAACGCCCTTTGCGTGCTTGACAAAACTCTCGGCATGAAAGATGACATCCTCAATGCCGGTTATCAGTATGATAATATTAATATATACTCCAGTGATGGCCAGTGGTTAGGGGCAATGGTCAatggagatgaagatgaatgGGGTTATAGAGGGGTGAGGATTACCCGTACAGCACTGCATAACAAGCTGCTTGACCGGTGTCACGCAATGGAAGGGATGGTGAGCATCCAGTATGGGAAAGTATGTGagaaggtggaagaaggggagCATGGTGTTAGAGTTACTTTTGCTGACGGTACATACGGCGAAGGTTGGTTGATCACTTATCACAAGTGAAGTATATTATCTGACACTGGAAGCAGGCGATATTCTCATCGGCGCAGATGGTATATACTCCAAAGTTCGCGAACAACTCCTCGGTCCAGCATTCCCTTCTCCAGTCTACGAAGGCCTTGTCGGTCTTTGGGCTACTACCCCGCGCTCCGAGATTAATATTCCTTCAAATATGACTCTCCCAGCAGCCATCTACACCCCTCCTGgcctttttctcctctttcccaTTGACCCCTCTGGTGAAACCATTGGCTGGATCGCCCAACGTTCAGCCCCTGAACGATCGAAAGAGGGCTGGAAGGAGTACGAAACTAGTGGGGATTGTGTGAGAGCTACCAAGACGGATTATGAAGGGGTAGACTACGAACCTGTGAAAAGTCTGGTAGCGAGCCTAGAGGAAGGTAAAGGAAAAGTCTGGCCGCCGTACAGTATACCTGATATCCCAACATGGCATAGTAAACGAATCTGCCTGATCGGCGATGCAGCGCATGCGATCCCTCCTTCGGCGGGGCAGGGCGCATCACAAGCAATCGAAGATGCCGGACTCCTCGCCCGCTTGCTCGCACATGAGCCAGCGGTAGAAAAGGGGTATGAACAATTGTTCAAGTATTTTgagaggacaaggagaacACGGTTCCAGTCGATAAAGTCGTTAACGAGGCAAAGTAGTGCATCGAGGTTTGAGCTGAAGGGTACTCTGGGGTGGTGGCTGAGAAAGTGGTCGATTTGGACATTTTTGAGAGTGTTGGGTTCGAAAGGGTATTACAGGGATACGAAATTGATGGGGTATGATATCACGCAAGAGAAGCTTGACTTTTGAGGTCATGATAGATCGTAGAAAGCAGGTTGTAAGTTCAATATGTATTACATTATTTCCAAATCTGGCAGACTGTCATTGGACGGTCCGACATCTGTGCAAGGGGTTCTCTATAGACTTCCCAAGCGGCATCAAAAGATGATGGAATTGGACACAGGAATATGAAGGGCCATGTAGGGATGAAGGCGTGAAAGATAAGTAGAAGTGACGTTGATTGCACCCAAAATCCAAAGTCCAGTTAAACATAACTCATAGTGAGACTCGTCCGTTCAGCAGTCGCGCTCATCGAGTTAGGACTAATCGCAAAATCATGGGGGATCCGTAGGTCGGGCATGGTGATCGAGAGGGCTTGATCCCTTTGTAAGACAATGCAGAGGGAGCACTATTAAGATAAGTTAACCAAAATAAAAAGGAGATCGAGATCACTCACCCTCAGAAATGGGGTTATCTTTAAGGACAAATCAACCGAACAGCGATAACAATAGTTGAATTGGGATCATTGCTTGCACTCTCTAGATTCTCAGCCACAACTGTTGGATCTTCATATGGCTTGGAAGCGTAGCCGTATACAAAGAACCAACAATAGATTTGACCACTAGAAACGTGTTTATATCGTCTATACCGTTGCGTTAGATGCTAAGTTTGTAAATTTGCATCCAGTTGGAAAATATCTCACCGAATAAGATTTACAAGACCATCAAAATGCTTCTTTTCACAATCTCTATCTTGCCTAAGATGCCAAAAGATTGTGCGAATGCTGCATAACGGATCGATGAGATTGAATATTTCTGGATCAACGTCGGTAAATATGCAGCGCCAGCGGTTCATCCACCCAGCTGCTATCGAAATAAGGGAAGATTTAATTCTGGCGAAAGGGGGCTGTCGGGAGCATCCGCTTGGCTTGCGAACCCGTGTGTTAAAATGTACTCCCCTTCAAGCTTGTCGTTCCCAGACCAAGTCGTGCGTGGCCTGAATTATAAATAATTTTCTTTGTTCAGCTGGTTCATCAGATGCTTGCTCCGCTCAAAACCTTCCGATCGGCCATCTACTTGAAAAGCAAAGGAAGGGGCGGAAATGGCCAAAACGGTCGTAACTATACCCCGGGTATTTTTCAGTCCAGCTGTCTAGTGGGACTTTGGGAAAGTTGAGCATGGATATGGTATTGATTGCAGCAAGACAGCCTTGAACAGCACCGATGTCTTCTAGGGTGACCGCCTTGGCCGATGATAAGAGTAGTTTTTATCATGTAGTTCGTGTAGTCTCTGAGGATCCTACTGATATAATTAATTATATTTTGGTTTCCTGCTGATTTCCCATTGTAATGTCTGAAAGATTTTAACCTTCATTAGTACTATTCAGCTTTAGGGGTTTCCAGCATATAGAACTATGCACTTGGCCTTCGTCCCGCCGGACTCTGGCCGGGGCCAAGGTGGTGCGGACTCACGTTTCGCGCACGATTTAGGTACGGTCTTGAGCTTCCCTCTGCCGATAATTCGCTGTCTAGGCCTTGGAAGAAAAGATCGGCCATGGTAGAATTGAGGGAAACTGTGTGGTACAACGAAGGAAGTGGTTCATCGTAATACTTGCGGCATATTTCTGATAAGGCGCATTTGAGAGGTTTGTATCGGGTACTCAGGATATGATGGAAAATTAACTCGCGAATTTCGGGggggagaggatggagagtTTCCAACTTAGAATGAATATGAGTCATTGCTACATAGATGACAACGAAGATAGGGGCAAAAGCGTATAGAATAACAATATATATGGGCGGGCGGATCGATTTAAGGTGTCAGCTCGTCGGAAACGCAGAAACATATATCCGCGGAAAGTATATTTCCGCGAAACGTAAACGAATTCATCGCCCTATTCAAATCTCTAAAGATTAATACTGACTGTTCGTAATGCCCTTAAAACGCGTCTAATGGGACCGAAATCAACCGCTCGATCGTTTCTAATCACATATACACTTGATTGGGATTTCATGACACGTAGGGGAACACCGACTAACGAACGAGTGGTGTAATAAGATACAATTCCACCTTTTGCCTCATTACGTGAGGCAGGCTTGCTTTGGACCTGAAGAAATTCCATCAGTCATTTGTACTACTAACTTCTCCTTCCATATATACGTCTACCACTGGAAAAAAAGGACATAGCGCTAATGGGACAGTATGTCTGTTATCGAACGACCAAAGCCTTCTTCGTTCATACGGCACCCTGTCCGGTCCGATTCAGGGAGCTAAGCTGTGACGACGAACGCTGGGGGTTTCGGAATGTCTGCGATCAACTGGAAGGGTAAACGCCATCGCTATGCCGAGGGTCGAGACTCCTTAGTAGCGTGATCGAAGGCAAGATATGGATAATGTTGTCATGGTCGAAAGTGACCGGCGCGATTACCGGTGGAATAGAGGAAGGGCCGAGCAttcttccttcatctcGCCGGGAGATTCATTCAGTGCATGAAAATGATTTCTAGAAGCTAGCATAGGGCCTTCCCTATTCGAAAATGGAATTGTTCAGCTGCTTAGCAATAGCCGCAAGGCCCAAAGGACGTATTGTATGTGCCGAGTCTATCTGGGCCGAAGAAACATTTCAGTCTGTCAGTTGGTCTCTTTTCGGTATTTGTGCACTACTGCGTGAGTCCATCTTTATACAGAAATAATGACTGAGTGGGGCATGTGGCGTCCTTAAGATAACTGGACGATAGGCCTTGTATGCATTTACTGGAACACATTCCTCTTAGAATATCAGTTGTCGAAGTCGCTCAACGTCGTCTCGGCGTGCTTTGTGCACTCCTTCCTTTGAGGCTGTGTGTCTGGCGTGTGTCCTTGGCACATCATCCGTCTCGCTCCATATTCAGTACAGTCTGCATACTTATTGCCACTTGGCTGTTCAATTGAATCTCGCTTCGCCCCAACCCACCTGCAATGTCTGATTACGAAGACGAGTACTATCAAGAGGAGGAGAGTGAGGTCGAATACAAAGATGAGGACGACGAGCGTGAGTGCGAGAGATACGAGTCTCCACCCAAATCTCCGGATCGCAGTAGCAGTAGCAGCAATAGCAGCAGTAGCAATGTCAGTTATCACGGCGATCGCTCGGATGAAGATGGACGTTATGAGGATTTGGGTTATCGTTCAGAGCACGAGTCGAACGGGTGAGTCTACTCATCTTGGAACTGCTGATCATCATGGACTGACATTTGTTTTAGTTTTGGCAACCCCGCAGCCATGGGCATGTACGTGACCTTGTTTTTCCCATGATCCCTAACTCATGACTCGCAGAATGACCGGAATGATGGGCAACTTGATGGGCGGTGGAAATGGAGTGTCCAATCGCGAAACTAGAGGCAACTATCATCAAGCACCTTCTGGACAGTAAGCGTTTTCCCCTAAGTGATATCACGAATATGCTCATGGACATGAAAGGAGCCAAAACGGCTACAACGGCTATCAGAATGATTATCAACAGGGGGGTTACAATCAGAATATGTATGGAAAAGAAGGTTATCTCTACCAACAACAAGACTACGGAGGGAATGAGCACGGTAATGGAGGATACTGCGGGGGTTATCCTCACCCTGGTCCTCCAACTCAACAGTACGAGCCGACGTATGGCCCTTTATTTATTCCTTCTATCTCTAGTAGCTAATTCAAAAGTTATAGCAACGCCGGATATGCACCTTCACCAGCTCCTTACGCTGGTCAGCAGCAATACTACAGTGGCTACCAGGCAAATAAAGACGACAATGGTATGCCTCACCCTCAACACTTCGGCCCTGAGTTCTACGACCGGCAAACCGGCCAAGTTGCTCAGGCATACTTTGAGTATTCGAGGTGTAATGGCAGGAGGAAGGCTCTGCTTGTGTGTTTGTCGATCTGTTTGACAGATGGTGACTAACGGCATACCTACTAGATCGGTATAAACTATATTGGATCGGATGCTCAGCTCGCTGGCTGTATCAACGACGTCCACAATGTTCAAAAGTTTATTACAGAGCGATACGGCTACCAGCTTTACGACATTGTTATGCTCACCGATGACATGAATGATGCGAGGACTATGCCGACGAGGGACAACATAATCAAAGCAATGAAGTGGCTCGTTGATGGAGCTCAGAGAGACGATGCTTTGTTCTTCCATTAGTGGGTAATTGAGATGATACGACCAGAAACTGACCACGTGTAGCTCTGGACATGGAACCCAGAGGGAAGATATTAATGGCGATGAGCAAGATGGCCAGGATGAGGGTGATTATCTTATTACGCATCTTGGTTTTACCTGTGGCTGATGGAAATCTCAAGCAATCTGCCCAGTTGATTATGAAACTGCCGGTCTGCTTATTGATGACGACAGTAAGAACCATCCCACCATACTCCCGTTCAGGAACTGCagctgatgatgatatATCACAGTGTGAGGAGAATTGCATCTCGTTCTTGTCATTTGACAGCTGATTCACATTAGCCACGAGCTTCTTGTTCGCCCTCTCCCTTCGGGTTGTCGCCTTACGGCAATATTCGATTCTTGTCACTCTGCAACCGTCATGGATCTACCTTACGTTGTGCGAACTTTCCATGAATTTTTTATGTTTGAACCAAATTAATGTTTTATAGTACGCGACCGACGGGACCGTCAAAGAACCAGATCTTCTCGCCGAAGCTTCTGAAGGTCTTCTCGGAGCCGGTATGGATATCCTTCGAGGAGATACAGGGGGAATCATGACGAGCTTGTTTGGAGCCGCGAAAAGCGCGTGGGCTGCCAATAAAGCCGGAGAAATGACGAAGAAAACAAAGACGAGCCCTGCTGACGTTCTCATGTGGTCGGGGTGTAAGGACAACCAGACTGTGAGCATTTTTTCCGACAGCGATCATGTAGCAATACGCAAAAACTAAAGGGGCGCAGAGCGCGGACGTTCAGGAAGATGGCGAAGCCACTGGAGCCATGTCCTACGTACGTCACCTTACTGCCTTCTTCCTACGTTGTTCAGATATAGCTAACGCTTGACTTAGGCATTTATCTCAGCTCTCAACAAACGACCTAATCAGAGCTATCAGGAGCTGCTTATCGCGATTCGAGATGAGATGAAGGGCAAATACACTCAGAAACCTCAGCTTTCTGCTTGCCACCGTAAATCACACCGTATCTTTCAAGTCAGGGGGCTGATGAACGATAATAGCGATCGATACACGCTTGCAATTCCTTGCGTGAGCCATGGCGTTTTGTTGTGTTTATAGAGGAATGGGATGGGCAGGTGATACTGGCCATGTAAATTATCTAAGTTTTGCAAATACGATCAGATAGAAGAAGACAACGGCTCCAAATACTAAATATATGCAAAACGCTGCCAGGTAGAGGTTTAGCATATTGACTTACTGTTGCTTTCATACTTCAGGTCTTCCTGTCAAGTACATGTGATTAACCTATGCCTAGTGAAACAAGAGACCTGACGATTGGGGGAACGAATGAGTTAGAGTGCGATTGCTTTGGATTTATGAGTCTTTGATTCGGAGGCTAAAACAATTGCTCGCCGGATTACTGGTAACGATATGTTGGTCTGAAATTCAAGATTAGACAATCATCAAGCACTGAGGTAGTGTAGGTTGCAGGGCAAAAGGAAGACTTAGCTCTTGCTCTGAATGTTTATGGGCCTATGCATGGTTGAATTCTTTTACGCGGAGGAAATGGGCGTATGCAACAGCGAAAACAAAGCCATTTTTGACGATTATTATATTTACATTATTATGTCATATGCCAAGAGGGCTCTAAAATCACCTCTTTTGTATTTTGTATTTAAGTGACTGAACAAAGTCAGTCGAGCTATGGAAACACTTGAGGGAAAAACAAATTTATCAAATTGTCGAATCGTGTTGGGAATCTACACCCTAGCTTTCTGACTTGAGTCCGCTTTGGGCAATTAAATCTTCGTTCCCTCCATGTCCTGTGCCTGCGTGTGCACCTGGACCTGATGCTCCAGCTGCATCCCCCCTTACTTCCTTTTgcccttctttttcttcttccccttccccttccttcGCCAAGCCCTGCAAGAATTCATCCACATTAAACTCTCCATCCACTTCTCCTGTCCCCGTCCCAATTCCAGTCCCATCGCCGATACCGATACCTGCGGAAGATCCACCATGAGGCAAATCCAACCCCATACTCCTCACCAAACTATCGATACTCTCTTGTAAATTGTCAACCCCTTCCCCGACGGCGAGGGCATCATTGTAGGATTTCAAAAGGTCGTTGGATTGGGAGGTGAGTGCAGAAtgggagggaagaggggagaagagggcGAGAGTTGGGTCAAGATCTTTGGCTCCTGATCCCGTTCCATTGCCTCCGGTGTTAATGCCAGGAGCGGTGGCAGAGATGGAGGCGTTGCCGTTCGGGTTCGCGTTTGCGTTTGGGTTCGGATTCAAGGGGGATGGATTATGAGGATTAGGCTGCGAAGCCAAAGCCTGACCTTGCGCACTGGCGTTCAACGAGTTCAAAAACATTTGCGCCGCTGCAGGACTTTGGAGTAAACTCCCGATCGTGGTTTGGAGCAAAGAAGGATCGAGGTTATACGCGTGTGCGGCGGCTGCGGCGGATGTTGGTGAAAGCAAGGGTTGGGAGGGGTTGGAAGCCCATGCGGAAGAGGGGTTAGGGttggaggaagggaagggaaggtGAGAGGAGTATGGGGCAAGGGCgttggatgatgatgggAGGAGAGGGTCAGTATCGGATAGGGGGGAAAGGTGGTTCATCCCTAATGTTGGGTCATTCACATTGACGCCCGCTCCACCTCCACGGGCGTTAGACTGCGTGGTGCGAAGACATTCATAAGGTGTTGAAACCGATCGAGAGGCTGAAGGAGAAGGCTCTTCGGAAGGCAGTGCGGTAAATCGGGAGGAACCGAGTTGGCCGAGGGAGAGTGggtgggaagaagaggatgtACGTTTGACGGAAGGGATGGAATATTCCGAGTTGGACCCAATTTCGACAAGGCGATCGTTGTCTGATGTTGGGCTTTCAATCGCAACGGGTTCGTCTATTCCATCACCGATGCCACCCTCAATCATCCTATCGATTCCTaccctccttctcttcttctgtcctccatcttcatcctccgcAAACCTCGAGTCTCTTGAATCCCTGCCTTCTCTCCCATCCCTATCCCTTCTCACTCCGACTCCCCTTCTCATCGCCTCCTTCAACCCCTTCAAACCCTCTCCTTCTGTCCCAAACAACCTCTCCAAAAAGCTTACAATCAAATCAATTGTCTCTTCATGTTTCCTCTGCTTCTCCTGCGTTTCATATGCCTGCCTCCAAAGCGCCTCATTCGATGCCTGGAGCTTACGGAGATCGGTGGCGATGGATGCTTGGGTTTGGCGTATGGCGGCGATACCAGAGTTGATCGCTGAAAGATCGAGGGTTTGGGGGCCGACCAGTGGACCGGCGGAGGCGTGGGGAGAAGGGGCGGAGCCAGGGGTGGTACCGTCTGTGATAAGATATTTTCCTGAAGCGGAATGGTTACCAGCTTCGTGGCCTTGACCGATGGCTTGTTGGATTTGCCCCAAAACAGAGCCAGaggcagcagcagcagatGCGGAGCGGGTATTCATTCCTCCTCCAGAGCCGGTACCTCCgacggaagaagaggatcCAACGCCAGAGTTTGAAGGTCGGTTGTTTTTGCGAGTGACTTTGGTGAGAAGCTGGGGTTGGCCGCGTTTGAAATAGGGGTTTGCGAACTCCCATAATTCGATGGGCGTTTCATTTTTCAGGGCGCCAGACTGAAGGTGGGGGACTTTGTCTAGATGTTGAAAGATAAGTAAGTCGGTATAAAGACAGAGGAAGACTTGAATGAACGTACGAAACCCATACATGTTGAGTTGACGGACAAAACTTGAAAAGTTGGAATGTTTGAACCATCTCGGTAAGAGTTCCCTCCCGAATAGCTCTGCGTTCGGCACTGTGTTTTTGTTAACTTGGCAACATACATatcaaggaaaaggaaatACACTGTCAATGATAATTGACGTACCGAAAAATGAATCTCCACTCTCCGACCAGTAGATTAAGTCATCCACCTCCGAATCGCTGACCATCGTATACAGCTTGTTCAAGAACGCGGGCACTTTCATGACCTCTCCATTCTCATCCACGCTTAGTCCTGGCTTGGAAATGCCTATTCCTGTGCTTGACGACTGATTCGTGAGTGCGTTGGAGGCTGACGTGCCATGCGGATTGAGCGGGTGGGCGGGAAGTGATGTGAGTGATTTGAGTGGTGAAGGCGGCTCGGAACGTGGAGAAGGGGTTGATGCTGGAGTTGTGGGTTTTGAAGGACCTGCTATAGCGTATAGATTTGTTGTCATGGTGGGCGTACTGTCGAAATAAATGTTATACACTCCAATTAGATTTCGATGAGTGGGAAAGCGAACAATAATGGATGCGAGTGCAAAGATTACTCGCTGGTGCCTATGATCCACATTACGTAAATTGTCCTATAGGCGCGGATGACGATCCACCGCGTATGACCTCCATCTGTGAAGCGGGCATTTACGCCGGCTGTACAGATGTATGTATAATCAGACGACCatggaagaaggtgaaCAGCAACACGCGCCGGACCCTCCACGGGTGAGCGATGAGCATGTAGGCAGAGAGGCAAGCGAGCAAGAGAAAGAGCAACTCGAGACAGCACAGTCAGAGCCGGAACCGCAGACCGAGCCACAACAAGCTCAGCTCGAACAACAACCGCAGTCTGGATCATTGCCCCAATCTCAGCCTCAAGAAGAGCCTAAAGCACCACAAGAACCACCCCGTCCAGCGAAAAGGCGTCCTTTACCGCCCAAAAAGGGTATACTGAAACCACCTCCTCCACCGTCAAAACCTACTCTTGGTCATCGGTTGAGGGATATGGTGGGGGGCGCAGTGACCGCTGTTGGCACCAGGGTTGCTggtggggaagaagatgaggcCGTTGTGTCAGGCAATGGGACCGGCAGGACTGGAAAGGATGCGAATGGTCAGGGAACAGGGTCAGAATCAACATCAACGCAGCAGATGTCGGCGCACGGGCAAGGGCAACAGCCAAGTGTGCCAATGCCAACCCCAAGAGTCCTAGGTGGACAGGGCGGGACGTTGGCCTCGCTCAGTGGGAGGCTGGCTATGGGTATAGGCAGGTTCGTCGCGAACGCTCAGAATCAGGTTCAAGTGCAAAGTCAAGGGCAGGGCCAAGAAGGCGGTCATGGCCCTGGTCGGGCAAGACAACTCTTTTCAACTTCCATGCCCCCTCCACCCTCACCGCCGCCCTCGCAAGGCGATTCACTCAGCAATACGCAAGGACCAACTTTACCAAAGAAGGATGCGCCCCCGTTACCACCTCGCGATAGTGCTGCGTCACCTACACCCAAGTCCGTTTCCTCCACCCCTACCACCAACCATCAGAATGACAGTCACGGTAGCAAAAAGAAACAACCTCTCAAGAAAGTTACTTTCCTCCTTCCGAGCATCAGTATCGTGTACCCTATCTCTTCAAATGGTGAACCGTGGAGTGAAAAAGTATTGGCCGACCGTGCAAAGGTAAGTCGGATCATGTCCCAAATTCATCATCAACCATCATCCTTCGACTCTTCAAACTTGCTTTTTATCCTTGCTGATTACTCAATTATCAAACTGACAGATTGAAAACACACAACGTTCACTTCTTCGAACATCCCTTCATCCATCTTACTGGACTCCACACCGCCTCGTGGTACTCTATGAGCAAGCCTGTCGAGGACGTGATGAACGGCCTCGTATAGGTGTCATCCGCGCTCTCGAATCCCTTCCGGCCATCTCCAAATCCGCGTCCCCTTCTCCAGAACGCATAATCCACCTCATCCTCCGCCCAGTCAACCACGccaccatctcctcctcccttccGCCCGGGATCCATTCGCTCGAAGTCCCTCTGAACCACCATTCTGCCGAACCGGTAGCGGACGTGTTGGCAACGCGGTTCGGGCTGGTGGGCCTGCTGTTGGAGGATGGGGTAGTCGAGGAAGGAGCGCTGAAGAGCGTTTTGCATGCTTTGCTTGTAAGTGGTGGTGGCAGTGATAAGGAGCCAACAGGggggaaagaaag includes these proteins:
- a CDS encoding uncharacterized protein (Similar to TIGR gene model, INSD accession AAW41692.1) translates to MTPIALAKHVLIVGGGIGGPVLAIALARHNIRSTVYEIRPFASSEGGALIISPNALCVLDKTLGMKDDILNAGYQYDNINIYSSDGQWLGAMVNGDEDEWGYRGVRITRTALHNKLLDRCHAMEGMVSIQYGKVCEKVEEGEHGVRVTFADGTYGEGDILIGADGIYSKVREQLLGPAFPSPVYEGLVGLWATTPRSEINIPSNMTLPAAIYTPPGLFLLFPIDPSGETIGWIAQRSAPERSKEGWKEYETSGDCVRATKTDYEGVDYEPVKSLVASLEEGKGKVWPPYSIPDIPTWHSKRICLIGDAAHAIPPSAGQGASQAIEDAGLLARLLAHEPAVEKGYEQLFKYFERTRRTRFQSIKSLTRQSSASRFELKGTLGWWLRKWSIWTFLRVLGSKGYYRDTKLMGYDITQEKLDF
- a CDS encoding Cysteine protease (caspase) involved in regulation of apoptosis, putative; Mca1p (Similar to TIGR gene model, INSD accession AAW41693.1), translating into MTGMMGNLMGGGNGVSNRETRGNYHQAPSGQSQNGYNGYQNDYQQGGYNQNMYGKEGYLYQQQDYGGNEHGNGGYCGGYPHPGPPTQQYEPTNAGYAPSPAPYAGQQQYYSGYQANKDDNGMPHPQHFGPEFYDRQTGQVAQAYFEYSRCNGRRKALLIGINYIGSDAQLAGCINDVHNVQKFITERYGYQLYDIVMLTDDMNDARTMPTRDNIIKAMKWLVDGAQRDDALFFHYSGHGTQREDINGDEQDGQDEAICPVDYETAGLLIDDDTTSFLFALSLRVVALRQYSILVTLQPSWIYLTLCELSMNFLCLNQINVL
- a CDS encoding Heat shock transcription factor 2, putative (Similar to TIGR gene model, INSD accession AAW41451.1); the protein is MTTNLYAIAGPSKPTTPASTPSPRSEPPSPLKSLTSLPAHPLNPHGTSASNALTNQSSSTGIGISKPGLSVDENGEVMKVPAFLNKLYTMVSDSEVDDLIYWSESGDSFFVPNAELFGRELLPRWFKHSNFSSFVRQLNMYGFHKVPHLQSGALKNETPIELWEFANPYFKRGQPQLLTKVTRKNNRPSNSGVGSSSSVGGTGSGGGMNTRSASAAAASGSVLGQIQQAIGQGHEAGNHSASGKYLITDGTTPGSAPSPHASAGPLVGPQTLDLSAINSGIAAIRQTQASIATDLRKLQASNEALWRQAYETQEKQRKHEETIDLIVSFLERLFGTEGEGLKGLKEAMRRGVGVRRDRDGREGRDSRDSRFAEDEDGGQKKRRRVGIDRMIEGGIGDGIDEPVAIESPTSDNDRLVEIGSNSEYSIPSVKRTSSSSHPLSLGQLGSSRFTALPSEEPSPSASRSVSTPYECLRTTQSNARGGGAGVNVNDPTLGMNHLSPLSDTDPLLPSSSNALAPYSSHLPFPSSNPNPSSAWASNPSQPLLSPTSAAAAAHAYNLDPSLLQTTIGSLLQSPAAAQMFLNSLNASAQGQALASQPNPHNPSPLNPNPNANANPNGNASISATAPGINTGGNGTGSGAKDLDPTLALFSPLPSHSALTSQSNDLLKSYNDALAVGEGVDNLQESIDSLVRSMGLDLPHGGSSAGIGIGDGTGIGTGTGEVDGEFNVDEFLQGLAKEGEGEEEKEGQKEVRGDAAGASGPGAHAGTGHGGNEDLIAQSGLKSES